GTACGCCGTCGCGAGCCCGTGGACGCCGGCGCCGATGATGACGACCTCGTAGCGGTCCTTGAGCGGCCGGGCGCTCCACATCCGCTCGCGCTTCAGGAGCTGCCACATGGCTTAGCGCGCCTCGTTAAATTCGGCCTTCATATCAGTGCAGCAGTCTCTCGGTCTAGGATTCGCAATGCATTCTGGATAAGTTCAACCTCTCGTGCTTCAAAATATGGTTCGCCGCACTGGATGCAGACCCAAGCTGGGATAGCATCCCAGATGACGTGGTAGCCCTTGCGGCTAATGCTGAAGGGCGCCGTGGCTTTCTCCATCCGGCTTTTACAATGGATGCATTCCATCCCTATAGCCTCCTCTTGAAGTCGGCTGACCACCGTTGTGGATCGGGAATGTAGGCCGTAATGACAGCGAGGTATTCCATCTTCGGAGCGCACGCCACATGCAGGGGTCGCCCGCCATCGCCAAAGCCGAGGAGAAGGCAGCTGGGACCTCGCGGGTCCTCAAGATACTCTTCCACCGGTTCGCCTGTTGCCACCACGTCGCGAACTTCGGCCGGCGTGATCATTCGCTCTGGAAGGGACATCTGCCGGATCGCATGCGGCGTGAAGAG
The DNA window shown above is from Candidatus Rokuibacteriota bacterium and carries:
- a CDS encoding DUF4258 domain-containing protein encodes the protein MSAGILEEVRAAASKRILFTPHAIRQMSLPERMITPAEVRDVVATGEPVEEYLEDPRGPSCLLLGFGDGGRPLHVACAPKMEYLAVITAYIPDPQRWSADFKRRL
- a CDS encoding YgiT-type zinc finger protein, whose amino-acid sequence is MECIHCKSRMEKATAPFSISRKGYHVIWDAIPAWVCIQCGEPYFEAREVELIQNALRILDRETAALI